A stretch of DNA from Mucilaginibacter daejeonensis:
TGACATTTTAAATGATGTAGAAGCGGGGAATCGTGCCGGATGTAAGACTGTGCTTATCGATAACGGCAACGAGACCGAGTGGCTGCCCGGCCCATTCCGCACGCCCACTTATACTTGCCACAGCATCGATCAGGCGGCTAACGAGATACTAAGTCTGCAACTTGCATGAGCTGGAAAGAGGTCAGGAAAATATTGGTGATCAAGCCCGATAACATGGGCGATCTTATCATGAGCGGTCCGGCCATAAGGGCGTTAAAAGAGACCTTTAATGCTCATATCACCGTACTTACCTCAAGTATGGCAAGCGGTATAGCCAAGCTCATGCCTGCTATTGACGATGTATTGGTAGTTGACCTTCCGTGGGTCAAAACTGCTGACCGGCCGAATCCTTCAGTGTTTCAGCAGGTCGTTTCTATGATCAGCGAAGGTGAGTTCGATGCTGCTGTTATCTTTACCGTATTTAGCCAAAATCCTTTACCCACTGCCATGCTGGCCTACCTGGCCGGCATACCGCGCATACTGGCTTACTGCCGCGAAAATCCATATCATCTGATCACCGACTGGGTTCCTGACCAGGAGCCCTATGAATTGATCAAACACCAGGTACGCCGCGATCTTGACCTGGTGGCCGCTATTGGTGCAACACCGCAAAGCGAGCATCTGCAACTGATGAAAGACCCGGCCCTGAACACGATAGTAGAGGGTAAAATGACCAGCAACGGTATAGATGTTGGCAAGCCCTGGATGCTGTTACACGCCGGTGTCAGTGAGCAAAAAAGGCAATATCCTACAGAGCATTGGATACAGGTAGGTAAGCAAGTTATAGCGCAAGGATATCAGGTGATCTTGACAGGTTCCGGCTCCGAAACACTACTGGCCGCCGAACTGGCCGATCAGATCGGTGCTGGAGCTATAAGTATGGCCGGCATGTTCCCCATAGCTGAATTTGTTGAGTTGATCAGGATTGCACCAGCGTTGTTGTCGGTCAATACGGGTACTATACATATAGCGGCCGCTTGCCAAACGCCTGTGGTGGTGCTTTACGCACAAACCAATCCTCAACATACCCCATGGAACTGCCCTTCGGTGGTATTAGAATATAGTGTACCCCAACACTTACGCAGTAACAACGAGGTGATCGCACACCTCAACCGCACGCTGTACGATCAGTACAAGGCCGCCCCTGATGCTCATGAAGTGATATCGGCCGTGATACAGGTCACCTCAGGCATAACAGCCAACAACTATCAGGAATAACCGAACGTTCCCAACGAAAGATCTCATATATTAGACGGCTATAAATGACCTGTTATGGTAATATCGTACAGGGCAGTATATGGTAGCTGGCTAAGTATGTCGAACGATCTTCTGGACCGCGCTTCGTGAGATGAGCCATATCGTTCTGTCTGGCTATGCTTATTATCCATATCGATCCATACCTTGTCTGCACACAAAGCCCCTGACCGAATTACGTATTTGCCGAACAAAAAACACTATACCTGTGTATTAACAATAAATAAATGCCTTTGGACGGATTGAAGAAGGGAAAGTTCAGTTTTTCCCAGGAAACCATTAAACAAGATTTTGAGTTGCTTACCGTGGCACTCGACGCGTCTATATCAGGGATCATCATCACTGACAATCAACAACCTGATAATCCTATTATTTACTGTAATAAAGCCTTTGAGAACATAACTGGTTACAAACGTAAAGAGATCATTGGCCATAACTGTCGTTTTTTGCAAAAAGACGATCGCGAGCAGTCTGTAAAACAGGTGCTGAGAGAAGCAGTTGAAAAAGGTGAGATGTGCATCGTAGAGATCCGTAACTATAAAAAGGACGGTACACTCTTTTGGAACGAACTTTACATGTCGCCGGTCAAGAACGCCGAAGGTGTAGTGACGTATTTCATCGGCGTACAGAATGACATCAGCCGGCGCAAAGCGGCCGAGCAGGAAGTTAAGCACAACCAGGCTCAAATGGAGCAACGCATCCAGGAGCGAACCAAAGACCTGAAAGAGAGCCAAGAGTATCTTTCCAGCATTGTGCAAACGGTGAGGGAGAGTTTGATCGTACTTTCACCTGACCTGAAAGTGCTTTCTGTCAACGATCACTTTGTACGTACCTTCAAGGTAACGCGCGAAGAGACCGAAGGTGAGTTGCTGTACGCTTTGGGTAATGGCCAGTGGGATATACCTGAGCTTAAACACTTATTGGAGCAAGTACTGCCGACCAATAACCCGGTGATCGACTTTGAGGTACAGCATGATTTCCCGCATATCGGTAAAAAATTGATGCTGGTGAATGCCTACCGCATCGAATTGGAAGGTTCGTTTAAAGACCGGATCCTGATCGCGATCGAGGATATCACCGATCGCAGGGCCATTGAGCAACGCAAGGATGACTTTTTGTCGATCGCCAGTCACGAGCTCAAGACACCACTCACCACTATAAAGGGCTACATACAGATCATTAACAGGATATTACCTCAAACTGCCGACGAAAAGTTAAAGAATGCCGTGGGTAAGACCTCACTTTATGTTGATCGTTTGAACAGTTTGATCGGTGAGTTGTTGGATGTATCACGTATACAGTCAGGCAATATAGAGTTACACAGCGAACCGTTCGATTTTGACGAGATGCTTCGTGAAGCGGTGGACAGTATACAGCGGGCTACACAAGGGCACGAGATCAAGGTGAGCGGCTCTACCGGTTGTACGTTCAACGGAGATGAGTCGCACATTACCCAAGTGGTGACCAATTTGTTAAGTAATGCGATCAAATATTCGCCGGATCGCAAAAGTGTTGATGTGCATGTGGCTCAGGTAAGCGATTTTATCAAAGTATCGGTCACTGATCACGGTGTGGGTATACCACCCGAAGATCGTGACAAGGTTTTTGAACGTTTTTATCGAGTGGGTAACATTCAACAACGCTTCCCGGGTATGGGTATCGGCCTCTATGTATGTTCTGAGATCATCAAGAACCATGGCGGCACCCTTTGGGTAGAAAGCGAATTGGGTAAAGGTTCAACTTTTAATTTCACACTTCCTTTAAATAAGCACGAGGGAGGACACGATGGCGAATAAGATATTGATCTGCGACGATGACGAAGGCATATTAGATATGCTGGAAGTGATCTTTAGTTATGAGGGTTTTGACGTTACAGCCGAGACCAACAGCTTAAAGGTACACGAATTGATCCTTGCTGAAGCGCCTGATCTTGTGATCATAGACCTTTGGATGCCGGTAATATCAGGCGATCAGGTGGTAAGAGCACTGCGTGAGGACCCCCAAACGGCTCATATACCGATCATGGTCATATCGGCCAGTAATGATGGCCGCCAGATAGCTTTGGAGGCGGGTGCCGATGATTTTCAGGCCAAACCATTTGATATAGATAAATTGGTTGCCAAGATACATGACATGCTAAGCATTGCTTGATCTTAGGTCACTCGTTCATGATCCGCATTTTAGTGTTCGCATCGGCATCTGTTGTTTTGCGCCCGTTATTTGGTTATAAACATACGGAGCGAGCCTCATAATACTTATTTTATATCGATCAATATCGGCACAATATATATGCCCTTTATCATCGATACTTGTACATTATAATCGTCGTTCGTTCGTTTCAGGTCAATGCCTTGCTAAACGCACGATACCAAACCTGTAAAGGGTCAAATTTTCTAGCAGATCACATGGACAATAGTATGATCGAAAGTACCGAACAGTTCCTTTCAGGTGGTGGCGAGATGGGTAAGCTCATCCGCTCGATGGATTGGTCAAAGACCGCCCTTGGCCCGGTAGAGACCTGGCCGCAAAGTTTGCGTACTTCGGTCAG
This window harbors:
- a CDS encoding glycosyltransferase family 9 protein, encoding MSWKEVRKILVIKPDNMGDLIMSGPAIRALKETFNAHITVLTSSMASGIAKLMPAIDDVLVVDLPWVKTADRPNPSVFQQVVSMISEGEFDAAVIFTVFSQNPLPTAMLAYLAGIPRILAYCRENPYHLITDWVPDQEPYELIKHQVRRDLDLVAAIGATPQSEHLQLMKDPALNTIVEGKMTSNGIDVGKPWMLLHAGVSEQKRQYPTEHWIQVGKQVIAQGYQVILTGSGSETLLAAELADQIGAGAISMAGMFPIAEFVELIRIAPALLSVNTGTIHIAAACQTPVVVLYAQTNPQHTPWNCPSVVLEYSVPQHLRSNNEVIAHLNRTLYDQYKAAPDAHEVISAVIQVTSGITANNYQE
- a CDS encoding PAS domain-containing sensor histidine kinase, with the protein product MPLDGLKKGKFSFSQETIKQDFELLTVALDASISGIIITDNQQPDNPIIYCNKAFENITGYKRKEIIGHNCRFLQKDDREQSVKQVLREAVEKGEMCIVEIRNYKKDGTLFWNELYMSPVKNAEGVVTYFIGVQNDISRRKAAEQEVKHNQAQMEQRIQERTKDLKESQEYLSSIVQTVRESLIVLSPDLKVLSVNDHFVRTFKVTREETEGELLYALGNGQWDIPELKHLLEQVLPTNNPVIDFEVQHDFPHIGKKLMLVNAYRIELEGSFKDRILIAIEDITDRRAIEQRKDDFLSIASHELKTPLTTIKGYIQIINRILPQTADEKLKNAVGKTSLYVDRLNSLIGELLDVSRIQSGNIELHSEPFDFDEMLREAVDSIQRATQGHEIKVSGSTGCTFNGDESHITQVVTNLLSNAIKYSPDRKSVDVHVAQVSDFIKVSVTDHGVGIPPEDRDKVFERFYRVGNIQQRFPGMGIGLYVCSEIIKNHGGTLWVESELGKGSTFNFTLPLNKHEGGHDGE
- a CDS encoding response regulator transcription factor, which encodes MANKILICDDDEGILDMLEVIFSYEGFDVTAETNSLKVHELILAEAPDLVIIDLWMPVISGDQVVRALREDPQTAHIPIMVISASNDGRQIALEAGADDFQAKPFDIDKLVAKIHDMLSIA